The following coding sequences are from one Salvia hispanica cultivar TCC Black 2014 chromosome 3, UniMelb_Shisp_WGS_1.0, whole genome shotgun sequence window:
- the LOC125215465 gene encoding uncharacterized protein LOC125215465, with the protein MPAAKLYSSGTLNAMKSEAGNDSLGTFIRQATGKEPLVPFPRTVDGPVQWIQLLNALDQPVVDFSGWPLLAPVKVQMQKCEKCHREFCSPINYRRHIRVHRRSLNINKEWHKNRDLLAEFWDELSLEHANELVSFNDIILKDIPGSSVVKALSSSLLKGGVWTLPQAYVKAGATLLDIIQAKPSRLPISSQELFSILDDASERTFLCAGTADSVQNYVFDGETAKNSLELKNLVALTSFLFEQLLVKAWVADKDAEALRCQKLLVEEEEAEQKRQAVIVERKKQKKRRQKEHKVREQYCGCGSNLNVYIDAVDRPTSAEASDISSPSGSNSNSQDVPTTIDSVQPQNKESDEDIEEQFDASSEHKKQRDSPAVELQMLVANGHRHAATNRLQALKSQRGSRYGLHADLNPQTLKPELMHKLGPSKDRRIQNGCKVWTKKFKNNNDWENPRPPSLQEVESNRIEQNSGEVIIGSIPVTLKSYYDQQQASPPNETQDTCSAEQLKKKNASEKPVKCNSLQSGTNRAPSKLWRPVSRGETKNVLTVGRINEDLEDSAMLTKVHNHTPSSERSGQSQSLDSDGCQNGRQFHVISDDNAQGGLMPFSSEAVKEFLARRWKEAIAGDHIKLALSSEREPPGRPDVQPASGPPRSNGENQCGRIIQVQVTRKPDKSVKLKYIPKQKQKATP; encoded by the exons ATGCCTGCTGCAAAGCTCTACTCAAGTGGAACTCTCAATGCTATGAAATCAGAAGCAGGGAATGATTCCCTAGGCACCTTCATCAGACAAGCTACAGGAAAGGAGCCTCTTGTCCCTTTTCCAAGGACAGTGGATGGTCCAGTGCAGTGGATTCAATTGCTTAATGCCTTAGATCAACCAG TTGTAGATTTCTCTGGTTGGCCCTTGCTGGCACCTGTAAAAGTTCAGATGCAAAAGTGTGAGAAGTGTCACCGGGAGTTCTGTTCTCCTATAAACTACAGAAGACATATTCGAGTGCACCGCCGCTCCTTAAATATCAACAAG GAATGGCACAAAAATAGGGATTTATTAGCTGAATTTTGGGATGAG CTTTCATTGGAGCATGCTAATGAACTGGTGTCATTTAATGACATAATTCTTAAG GATATTCCAGGATCATCGGTAGTTAAAGCTTTGTCTTCCTCTCTCCTTAAAGGAGGGGTTTGGACTCTCCCACAGGCTTATGTGAAGGCTGGTGCCACACTGCTG GATATCATCCAAGCTAAGCCTTCCAGATTACCAATATCCTCACAAGAACTGTTTAGCATCCTTGATGATGCCAGCGAGAGAACGTTTCTGTGTGCTGGTACAGCTGATTCTGTGCAGAACTATGTTTTTGATGGAGAAACTGCTAAAAATAGCCTTGAGTTGAAGAACCTAGTAGCGCTTACAAGCTTCCTCTTTGAGCAACTACTG GTCAAGGCATGGGTCGCTGACAAGGATGCAGAGGCTTTGAGATGTCAGAAGCTACTTGTGGAGGAGGAAGAAGCTGAACAAAAAAG GCAAGCGGTGATTGTGGAGaggaaaaaacagaaaaagcGTCGTCAAAAAGAACACAAGGTCAGGGAGCAATACTGTGGGTGCGGCAGCAATTTGAATGTCTACATTGATGCTGTAGATAGGCCAACTTCAGCCGAAGCATCTGATATTTCATCCCCATCCGGCTCCAACTCAAACTCACAAGATGTGCCTACAACCATAGACTCAGTTCAACCCCAAAACAAAGAGTCAGATGAAGATATAGAAGAGCAGTTTGATGCTAGCAGCGAACATAAGAAACAGAGGGACTCCCCAGCAGTTGAACTCCAGATGTTGGTTGCAAATGGTCACCGGCATGCAGCCACCAACCGCTTGCAGGCTCTGAAGTCACAAAGGGGCAGCCGATATGGCCTCCATGCAGACTTGAATCCCCAAACATTAAAACCTGAACTTATGCACAAGCTTGGTCCATCCAAAGACCGAAGAATTCAGAATGGATGCAAAGTCTGGACcaaaaagttcaaaaataaCAATGATTGGGAGAACCCGAGGCCTCCTTCTTTGCAAGAAGTGGAAAGTAACCGAATAGAACAAAATAGCGGTGAGGTGATTATCGGTTCTATACCTGTCACGCTGAAAAGTTATTATGATCAGCAGCAAGCAAGTCCCCCAAATGAAACACAAGATACTTGCAGCGCAGAGCAGCTTAAGAAGAAAAATGCTTCAGAAAAGCCTGTGAAATGTAATTCTCTGCAGTCTGGCACCAACCGAGCACCTTCAAAACTTTGGAGGCCTGTTAGCCGTGGTGAGACAAAGAACGTGCTGACAGTTGGTAGAATCAATGAAGATCTCGAGGATAGTGCTATGTTGACTAAGGTTCATAACCATACTCCCTCAAGTGAAAGATCTGGGCAGTCACAGTCCTTGGACAGTGATGGTTGTCAAAACGGGAGGCAATTCCATGTCATCTCAGATGATAATGCTCAAGGAGGATTGATGCCTTTCTCCAGTGAAGCTGTGAAAGAGTTTCTTGCCAGGA GATGGAAGGAAGCTATTGCCGGAGACCACATAAAGTTAGCACTTTCATCAGAGCGTGAACCTCCTGGACGCCCTGACGTTCAGCCAGCATCAGGTCCTCCTAGAAGCAATGGTGAGAATCAGTGTGGCAGAATCATTCAAGTTCAGGTCACTAGAAAGCCTGACAAGAGCGTGAAACTCAAATACATACCGAAACAGAAACAAAAAGCTACCCCATAG
- the LOC125216639 gene encoding short-chain dehydrogenase TIC 32, chloroplastic-like isoform X2 produces the protein MWFFSNKGPFGYYATSTAEQVTQGIDGSGLTAIVTGASSGIGAETARVLALRGVHVIMGVRNVGAGHRSKEAIIKQVPDAKLDAMELDLSSMTSIRNFASNFNSLGLPLNVLVNNAGIMATPFMLSEENIELQFATNHVGHFLLTNLLLETMKKTADKCKHEGRIINVSSRRHKFPYNEGIRFDKINDESGYNSLSAYGQSKLANVLHANELARRLKEENVQITANSLHPGAIATNLFRHYSFLNGLVAALGKHVMKDVHQGAATTCYVALHPDVKGMTGKYYADCNLAETSLQAKDQDLARKLWDFTNNLIDKSTT, from the exons ATGTGGTTCTTCAGCAATAAAGGGCCCTTTGGCTATTATGCCACCTCCACGGCGGAGCAagtaacccaaggaattgatGGCTCCGGTCTCACCGCCATTGTTACAG GAGCTTCAAGTGGTATTGGGGCTGAAACTGCGAGGGTACTTGCCTTGCGCGGTGTACATGTCATTATGGGAGTTAGAAATGTCGGTGCGGGTCATCGATCTAAGGAAGCAATCATCAAACAAGTTCCAGATGCAAAACTTGATGCAATGGAGTTGGACCTCAGTTCTATGACATCAATCAGGAATTTTGCGtcaaatttcaattctttggGCCTTCCTTTGAATGTGCTAGT AAACAATGCTGGCATTATGGCAACACCTTTCATGCTTTCAGAAGAAAACATAGAGCTGCAGTTTGCAACAAACCATGTAG GACATTTCCTCTTGACAAATTTGTTGCTGGAAACCATGAAGAAAACTGCTGATAAATGTAAGCATGAAGGAAGGATCATAAATGTCTCTTCCCGAAGGCACAAATTTCCATACAATGAAGGAATCcgttttgataaaattaatgatgaaTCAGG GTACAACAGCCTATCTGCTTATGGACAATCAAAGCTTGCTAACGTGCTGCATGCTAATGAACTTGCTAGGCGTTTGAAG GAAGAAAATGTGCAAATAACAGCTAACTCCCTTCATCCCGGAGCAATTGCCACAAATCTTTTCCGTCACTACAGCTTTTTAAATG GTCTTGTTGCAGCTCTTGGTAAGCACGTGATGAAAGATGTTCACCAG GGAGCAGCAACAACATGCTACGTCGCATTGCATCCGGATGTTAAAGGCATGACTGGGAAATACTATGCTGACTGTAACTTGGCTGAGACAAGCTTGCAAGCTAAAGATCAAGATCTGGCTAGAAAGCTATGGGACTTCACCAATAACCTCATAGACAAATCTACAACTTAG
- the LOC125216639 gene encoding short-chain dehydrogenase TIC 32, chloroplastic-like isoform X3, which produces MWFFSNKGPFGYYATSTAEQVTQGIDGSGLTAIVTGASSGIGAETARVLALRGVHVIMGVRNVGAGHRSKEAIIKQVPDAKLDAMELDLSSMTSIRNFASNFNSLGLPLNVLVNNAGIMATPFMLSEENIELQFATNHLCLFAGHFLLTNLLLETMKKTADKCKHEGRIINVSSRRHKFPYNEGIRFDKINDESGYNSLSAYGQSKLANVLHANELARRLKEENVQITANSLHPGAIATNLFRHYSFLNVQVLLQLLVST; this is translated from the exons ATGTGGTTCTTCAGCAATAAAGGGCCCTTTGGCTATTATGCCACCTCCACGGCGGAGCAagtaacccaaggaattgatGGCTCCGGTCTCACCGCCATTGTTACAG GAGCTTCAAGTGGTATTGGGGCTGAAACTGCGAGGGTACTTGCCTTGCGCGGTGTACATGTCATTATGGGAGTTAGAAATGTCGGTGCGGGTCATCGATCTAAGGAAGCAATCATCAAACAAGTTCCAGATGCAAAACTTGATGCAATGGAGTTGGACCTCAGTTCTATGACATCAATCAGGAATTTTGCGtcaaatttcaattctttggGCCTTCCTTTGAATGTGCTAGT AAACAATGCTGGCATTATGGCAACACCTTTCATGCTTTCAGAAGAAAACATAGAGCTGCAGTTTGCAACAAACCAT TTGTGTCTTTTTGCAGGACATTTCCTCTTGACAAATTTGTTGCTGGAAACCATGAAGAAAACTGCTGATAAATGTAAGCATGAAGGAAGGATCATAAATGTCTCTTCCCGAAGGCACAAATTTCCATACAATGAAGGAATCcgttttgataaaattaatgatgaaTCAGG GTACAACAGCCTATCTGCTTATGGACAATCAAAGCTTGCTAACGTGCTGCATGCTAATGAACTTGCTAGGCGTTTGAAG GAAGAAAATGTGCAAATAACAGCTAACTCCCTTCATCCCGGAGCAATTGCCACAAATCTTTTCCGTCACTACAGCTTTTTAAATG TTCAGGTCTTGTTGCAGCTCTTGGTAAGCACGTGA
- the LOC125216639 gene encoding short-chain dehydrogenase TIC 32, chloroplastic-like isoform X1 codes for MWFFSNKGPFGYYATSTAEQVTQGIDGSGLTAIVTGASSGIGAETARVLALRGVHVIMGVRNVGAGHRSKEAIIKQVPDAKLDAMELDLSSMTSIRNFASNFNSLGLPLNVLVNNAGIMATPFMLSEENIELQFATNHLCLFAGHFLLTNLLLETMKKTADKCKHEGRIINVSSRRHKFPYNEGIRFDKINDESGYNSLSAYGQSKLANVLHANELARRLKEENVQITANSLHPGAIATNLFRHYSFLNGLVAALGKHVMKDVHQGAATTCYVALHPDVKGMTGKYYADCNLAETSLQAKDQDLARKLWDFTNNLIDKSTT; via the exons ATGTGGTTCTTCAGCAATAAAGGGCCCTTTGGCTATTATGCCACCTCCACGGCGGAGCAagtaacccaaggaattgatGGCTCCGGTCTCACCGCCATTGTTACAG GAGCTTCAAGTGGTATTGGGGCTGAAACTGCGAGGGTACTTGCCTTGCGCGGTGTACATGTCATTATGGGAGTTAGAAATGTCGGTGCGGGTCATCGATCTAAGGAAGCAATCATCAAACAAGTTCCAGATGCAAAACTTGATGCAATGGAGTTGGACCTCAGTTCTATGACATCAATCAGGAATTTTGCGtcaaatttcaattctttggGCCTTCCTTTGAATGTGCTAGT AAACAATGCTGGCATTATGGCAACACCTTTCATGCTTTCAGAAGAAAACATAGAGCTGCAGTTTGCAACAAACCAT TTGTGTCTTTTTGCAGGACATTTCCTCTTGACAAATTTGTTGCTGGAAACCATGAAGAAAACTGCTGATAAATGTAAGCATGAAGGAAGGATCATAAATGTCTCTTCCCGAAGGCACAAATTTCCATACAATGAAGGAATCcgttttgataaaattaatgatgaaTCAGG GTACAACAGCCTATCTGCTTATGGACAATCAAAGCTTGCTAACGTGCTGCATGCTAATGAACTTGCTAGGCGTTTGAAG GAAGAAAATGTGCAAATAACAGCTAACTCCCTTCATCCCGGAGCAATTGCCACAAATCTTTTCCGTCACTACAGCTTTTTAAATG GTCTTGTTGCAGCTCTTGGTAAGCACGTGATGAAAGATGTTCACCAG GGAGCAGCAACAACATGCTACGTCGCATTGCATCCGGATGTTAAAGGCATGACTGGGAAATACTATGCTGACTGTAACTTGGCTGAGACAAGCTTGCAAGCTAAAGATCAAGATCTGGCTAGAAAGCTATGGGACTTCACCAATAACCTCATAGACAAATCTACAACTTAG